CACCAGAGGATGGACAACCAGTGGGGAAAACAATCTTGCAATGGGCGTTCTGACAGAGACACGTGCCCCGGGGATGGCAGGGGGTAAATTCCTGACAGGGACACAAAGCCCCTTgcccactgatcacccccccccccccccttccacaatCCTCACCTTCTTGCCAACATGGCACTCATTTCTTCCATCagtccgcctcctcctcctcctcctcctccaccacctcctcctccacttccaccacctccacctcctcGGCTGTCGTTCTTGGGGCTGGTGCTTCCTGCCTCTTCAgcctggggagggggagaagaaagggagagaggggaggcgggggggggggggggagaagagaggggcggggggggggaggagagaagggcgggggggggggggggaggagagaagggcgggggggggggggggaggagagaagggcggggggggggggggaggagagaagggcgggggggggggaggagagaagggcgggggggaggagagaagggcggggggggggaggagagaagggcgggggggagagaagggcgggggggagagaagggcggggggagagaagggcgggggggagagaagggcgggggggagagaagggcgggggggagagaagggcgggggggagagaagggcggggggggagagaagggcggggggggagagaagggtgggggggggagagaagggtggggggggagagaagggtgggggggagagaagggtggggggggagagaagggtggggggggagagaagggtgggggggagagaagggtggggggggagagaagggtggggggggagagaagggtggggggggagagaagggtgggggggagagaagggtggggggggagagaagggtggggggggagagaagggtgggggggagagaagggtggggggggagagaagggtgggggggagagaagggtggggggggaagaagggtggggggggagagaagggtgggggggagagaagggtggggggggagagaagggtggggggggagagaagggtggggggggagagaagggtggggggggagagaagggtgggggggagagaagggtggggggggagagaagggtggggggggagagaagggtggggggggagagaagggtggggggggagagaagggtggggggggagagaagggtggggggggagagaagggtggggggggaggaggggtgggggagagaagggtgggggggagagaagggtggggggggagagaagggtgggggggagagaagggtggggggggagagaaaggggggggggggagagaagggtgggggggagagaagggtgggggggggagagaagggtggggggggagagaagggtggggggggagagaagggtggggggggagagaagggtggggggggagagaaagggtggggggggagagaagggtggggggggagagaagggtggggggggagagaagggtggggggggagagaagggtggggggggagagaagggtggggggggagagaagggtggggggggagaggtggggggggagagaaggggtggggggggagagaagggtggggggggagagaaggggggggggggggagaagggtggggggggagagaagggtgggggggggagagaagggtgggggggggagagaagggtgggggggggagggtgggggggggagagaagggtgggggggagagaagggtggggggggagagaagggtggggggggagaaggggggggggggagagaagggtggggggggagagaagggtggggggggagagaagggtggggggggagagagggtgggggggagagaagggtggggggggagagaagggtggggggggggagagaagggtggggggggagagaagggtggggggggagagggggtggaaaggggaagggggggaaggggggaggcggCGGAAGAAGGGGGGGTggtaagggggggaagggggaagggggggaggtgggaagggggggaggagaagggggggggaggaggaaaggggagtaggagcgggggaggaagggggaaagagggaggggaaaagggaagggaaggggcagTGGAGACGTTAAAGAgtttaattgggggggggggggggggggaggggggaaattggCAACAAAATCCCAAAAATTCACTGTCGAATTTGGGGCGATGCTGCCGTTCGATCTCTGGCTGTCCCCGGGGAAGCTTCGCAGGGAATTAAACCCCCCGGGATAGGCCgactgtacacagcaagatcccacaaacagctcaTTGGCTCTACTGGTCTTGGTAGAAGGGTGAGCATTGGCCAGGACATgcggggagaattccacccctcacccaacatcccctctccccaacttcccacccaccacctcaccccccagtttccccccccatcccattccATCGAGCTCCTTCTGTGAAGACACCCAGGGTGGAGCAGCCCATCCAGTAGACCAGTCGCCACCTTCCTGAATGCTCTTTGTGGGagttactgtgtttctctctttgaTGTTTCCACAGGGACTGGGCTGTTTTTTCAGTCCTAAAGCACAGCTCCCTTGGACCGGCTCAGATTGGGGTTTGAGAATAGGAAATTCTGGTTCATTTGACCAGAGCCCAGAGTACCCACCTCTCTGCCAATCACAGCCCAGAGCGCCCAGCGCACCCACCTGTCCACCAATCACAGCCCAGCTGGCCCACCTGTCTACCAATCACAGCCCAGCGCACCCACCTCTCTGCCAATCACAGCCCAGCGCACCCACCTCTCCACCAATCACAGCCCAGCGTGCCCACCTCTCCACCAATCACAGCCCAGCGTGCCCATCTCTCCACCAATCACAGCCCAGCGCACCCACCTGTCCACCAATCACAGCCGAGAGCGCACCCACCTGTCCACCAATCACAGCCCAGCTCGCCCACCTGTCTACCAATCACAGCCCAGCGCGCCCGCCTCTCTGCCAATCACAGCCCAGTGCACCCACCTCTCTGCCAATCACAGCCCAGCGTGCCCACCTCTCCACCAATCACAGCCCAGCGTGCCCATCTCTCCACCAATCACAGCCCAGCGCACCCACCTGTCCACCAATCACAGCCGAGAGCGCACCCACCTGTCCACCAATCACAGCGGAGATCACTCACCTGTGCCATTTTCTTCAGCTTGGCGGCCTGCAGCGCCTGCGCGAGGCCCCCCCCGGCACCTCCACTTGACGTGCCGCTGCTGGGGGgcagcgggggaggagggggcggcccGCTCcccgagggagggggcggggccaagggcggcgggggcgggcccggtgggggtgggggtccaggcggagggggcggggctgggggaccCCCGGCCGGAGCTGGAGGGGCGGGAGGCACtggggaaaaagaaaagaaaaagagagaggggttAACACCGAGGATTGGCCACCAATCCACAAACAGCAACAGGAGCTGGCTCTTCAGCCAGGTGAGCCTTCACTGAGCCTGAAAAATTAAATACACTCCCTACAAACTCAACCAATCTCCAGTTAAATACATCAATGCCATTCCCTTCACCCATGACCTGTAGAGACGCCTTCCACATTCCCACTAACTCACTAACGATTCCTTCCATGGGGATGTGGGCTTCTCTAGactagcatttattccccatccctaattaccccttgagaaggtggtgggtgagccgccatcttgaacccctgtggtataggtacacccccagtgctgttagcGAGGGTGTTCCAgggatttgacccagcaacagtgaaggaacctccaacatagaaacatagaagataggagcaggaggaggccattcggcccttcgagcctgctcccccattcatcaccaacatggctgatcatccaactcaatagcctcatcctgctttctccccataacctttgatcccgttcaccccaagtgctatatccagctgcctcttggatacattcaaGATTTTGacatcaactccttcctgtggtaatgaattccacaggctcaccactctttgggtgaagaaatgtctcctcacctccgtcctcaatggtctaccccgaatcctcagactgtgacccctggttctggactcccccaccatcgggaatatctttCCTGCATcaaacacaacgttttggcctcaactactttctgtgggagtgaattccacacattcaccaccctctgggtgaagaaatctctcctcacctcagtcctaaggtttaccccttatcctcattttatgacccctagttctggactccccccaccatcgggaacattctttctgcatctaccctgtctaaccctgttagaattttaagtctctatgagatcccccccctgtgaaaacaatcctaacctggtcaatctctcctcatgcatcagtcccgccatccccggaatcagcctggtaaaccttcgctgcactccctcgagagcaagaacatccttcctcagaaaaggagaccaaaactgcacacaacactctaggtgtggcctcaccaaggccctgtataattgcaacaacacatccgtgctcctgtactcgaaacctctcgcaatgaaggccaacataccatttgccttctttaccgcctgctgcacctgcatgcttaccttcagcgactggtgcacaaggacacccaggtcccgctgcacactcccctctcccaatttacaatatttccaaatattgcatcgtgtgcagttttggtgtccttatcagaggattctcaacgagaccttggagtcctcgtgcaccagtcgttgaaagtaagcgtgcaggtacagcaggcagtaaagaaggcaaatggtatgtttggccttcatagcgagaggatttgagtatagggacagggatattttgctgcaattgtatagggcgttggtgaggccacacctggactattgtgtgcagttttggtgtcctgatctgaggaaggatgtccttgctatagagggagcgcagcgaaggtttaccaggctgattcctgggatggcaggtctgtcatatgaggagagactaagtcggttaggattatattcactggagtttagaagagtgagaggggatctcatagaaacttgtaaaattctaacaggattagacagggtagattcagaaagaatgttcctgatggtgggggaatccagaactagggggtcatagtttggggataaggggtaaaccttttaggactgaggcgaggagaaatttcttcacccagaggatggtgaatgtgtggaattcactcccacagaaagtagttgaggccaaaacgttgtgtgatttcaagaagaaattagatctagctcttggggctaaagggatcgagggatatgggggggagggagggatcaagatattgaattcgatgatcagccatgatcaaaatgaatggcggagcaggctcgaagggccgaatggcctcctcctgcttctagtttctatatccctgagtcagggtggtgagtggtttggctgaggggaatttgcaggaggtgttccccatgtatctgctggtggtcgtgggtttggaaggagttgATGAATTCTTAAGATGCTGCAGTGCGCACTGTAGCCGGCTCTGCTTCCAACGGAGCCTTCGCAGGTGCGACCTTTTCTGAAGTAATTCTCATTTGAACGGTCAACGTATAAGACAATGTTTGAATGACTCACCGAACaaagagggggggtgggtgggtcgtACAGGGAGAGAACGTTAAAAGAAGATTGGTGTgtgtgtcacctcctccagcaacACCAAAACTCTCCCAAGATCCCGGCCCTCCTCTAACGCTGGCTCCTCCTTGCATTCCCAATTATAAGTCGCCCCTCCACTGGTGGCCAAGCGTCTGTTTGCCGGGATCCCattgctctggaattccctcccaaagtgaccgggtcactggtgctgctgtagcctccagggctatgggccaagcactggaaaatgggatcagtgcGGTGAGAACTTTGGTGACTGGCGTgaccatgatgggccgaatggcctcgttctgggCTGTAAACGCCTACGAATAAACCTCTTtacctttatttttattcattcatgggacatgggcgtcgctggctgggcccagcatttattgcccatccctagttgcccttggagggcagttgagagtcaaccccattgctgtggctctggagtcacatgtaggccagaccgggtaaggacggcagatttccttccctaaaggaatcagatgggtttttccgacaatgggtcatcagtagattcttaattccagatactttttattgaattcaaattccatcatctgctgtggcgggattcgaacccgggtcacccagaacattagctgagtttctggattaaaagtctagcgataataccactaggctatcgcctggcccagattagcgaaccagatgggttattaggacaattgtagaatccctacagcgcagaaggaggccattcggcccatcgagtcagcaccaactctccgacagagttgTCTCATACTGCCCCGTAGGTTAggtggttagcagggtaaatatgtgcggttacagggataggatcagggtgggatgttctttcggagagttggcgcagacctgatgggctgaatggcctctttctgcaccgcagGGATCCTAGGAGTCGGTGTGATTTCTTCAGAGCTAAGAGAGGGAGAAACGCGATGGGTTTGAGAGGGGGTTGAGTCAGCGATAGGCGGGAGGGGAGGACAGAttgcacaaagatgtgcgggttaggtggattggccatgctaacttgaccctagtgctagggggttagcagggtaaatacaggttACCTTTGATTCTATGAGAGCACCAATGATatatcatggtcaccattactgaaactagctttcaattccagatttttattaatccaattcaaattccaccatctgccgtgaagggattcgaacccgggtcccccagaacattggccaagtttctggatcaatagtttagcgataataccactaggccgtccaTCGCACCCCCAGGAGGCCTCGAACCTCACCACCTTCTGTTGGGATCTCACTCAACACTTCCCTCTTCGGCCAAGCTCTGGGTCACCTGACCTCTCGTGTGACTCGGGAATCACATGGTTTGATTGTGTTTCTGTGCAGAGCACcggggcaaaaaattggcaagtcacgttgacgctttatagaaccttagttaggccgcacttggaatatagggttcaattctggtcgccacactaccagaaggatgtggaggctttggagagggtacaggaaagatttaccaggatgttgcctggtatggagggcattagctacgaggagaggttggagaaacttggtttgttctcactggagcgacggaggttgagggggcgagctgatagagatctacaagattataaggggcagagtggatagtcagaagctttttcccagggtggaagagtcaattactagggggcacagatttaaggtgcgaggggcagagtttaaaggagatgtacgaggcaggtttttacacagtgggtgcctggaactcggctgggtcagtgtctgtgtggagtttgcacgttctccccgtgtctgcgtgggtttcctccgggtgctccggcttcctcccacagtctgaaagctggttagggtgcattgacccgaacaggcgccggagtgtggcaacgaggggaatttcacagtaacttcattgcagtgttaacgcaagccttacttgtgactaataaatgaacttttaaattttagtggaagcggatatgatagtgacttttaaggggcgccttgacaaatacgtgaataggatgggaatagggggatatggtccccggaagggtagggggttttagttcagtcgggcagcatggtcggtgcaggcttggaggggccgaagggcctgttcctgtgctgtaattttctttgttctttgttaaaagaACTCGTTGTTTGGGGCCTGGTTGGTTCGGAGCCAGATGTCCAACAGCTCACAACGTCAGGGGACTAAATCCGCTTTCACGGACTTACCAGTTACATAACTCTCCTCGATCGCCACAGATTCCGGGGATAAGCAACCCATCCACGCTTCCGAAGTACCAGTTCGGCTCAAGTTTTGGGAGGTCAGGGGTTGGAATCCCAGTTTGCCCCCCCAGCCGAGGACCCGCTGGTTGGGGGAATTCCAATTGGCTTTGGAGtgcggggaggaaacccacgcagacatggggagaactccacacagacagtgacccgaggccggaatcgaacccgggtccccggcgctgtgaggcagcggcgctaaccactgtgccacctacgcCTGGATctactgccacaggaatcagtacgGTGCAGACACCAATTTGTTTTACCAATTCCACCACAGGTAGACTGAAGTCGCCAGGGAGGGTcgaggcaccacccccccccctcccgtgtcccccaccccaccctggccTACCTGCGCTACGCCGCTCCTGCTGTTCTCGCTCTTGTTCTAGTCTCTGCTGCTCCAGCTTCTGTTGCTCCAGCTTCTGCTGCTGCTCCAGCTGTTGCCTGTtggccagcgacacacacacacagatgttaGGAACACAGCTGGCTGgtttaaccaccccccccccctccccggcctcCAGGACCAAGGTCAAATGGTCAACTCTTGTCTCCTTCCTTGCCAGGGCAGCTGTGTCGCCTTCAACTCACCGGCGCTCACTGCTGCTCTGATGGGCGGCGAGTGGGACACCCGAGCCCGCACCAACCACCATTGGGTCACAAgcaaagaccccccccccccaacctctccgGCCATCCAATCAGGGCCACTTGCTCTTTGACCTGGCGATGGCGGAGGAAGTAGTTGACttcttcccctcccccgccaatCTCAGTGTGGGGACTCCGACGCCtcatctcaccccctcccccaccagtgtAGCAATGGTCACGCATACCCACAAaggagttaggagcaggagtagaccattgagCCCTTCCATCGCGCTTCACCATTCAACCagagcacagttagcactgctgcctcacagcgccaaagacccgggttcaattccggcttcgggtcactgtgcgtggagtttgcacgttctccccgtgtctgcatgggtttcctccgggtgcctcccacaggaagatgtgcaggttaggtggattggccatgctaaattgccccttagtgtccaaagatgtgcaggttgggtggattggccatgctaaattgccccttagtgtccaaagatgtgcaggttaggtggattggccatgctaaattgccccttagtgcccaaagatgtgtaggttaggtggattggccgtgctaaattgccccttagtgcccaaagatgtgcggtttaggtggattggccatgctaaattgccccttaatgccccaacatgtgtaggttaggtggattagtggggtaaatacatgagggtacagggatagaacccgggtgggatgttcttttggagagtcggtgcagactcaatgggctgaatggcctccttctgcactgcagggattccacgaGCCtgcgtgactcttcttcagagttagagagagggagaaacgcgATGGGTTTGAGAGGGGCTTGAGTCAGCGATGGGCGGGAAGGGGAGGGCAGATTGCACAAAGATGTTTCGGGTACAGGACAGTGGATGTGTTAATGGCAATCTCGAGGACTAAAGCTGGTGTCAATAGCAGTGCTTAGCAAACGGGCTGAGTTGCTGCCTGGCGGAGGCTGCCTCGAGTTCCAACTTGGGTTTGGCTTAAATGGGGTCAATGCCCTTACCCGCAGGGGGCACTCACCTCCTCTGCTGTTCCACCTCTTCAGCCGTTGGTCCATTATTCACCGTTCGCGGGGTAGTGGGTCCTGTGCAGGAAGAAAAGACACCAAAAGAGTTAATGGTGGCACTTCCCTCGGCGTGGAGGCCAgcgacttgcatttgtatagcgccgAATCCCGAGGGGCGATTCCCAGGAGGTTGCACCAGGCAAAGACCCATCAGCGGGCTAGGCCGGGAGAGATCAGGCGGCCAAAAGCTCGGTTGGGTTGAAGGACGGCggagaggttgagagagagagagaattccagagctcgaGGGGGGTCCCCttcccccaggcagctgaaggcacgtctGCCAATGGCCCAGTCATGAGACCAGAATCGGAAGAATttggaggattgtggggctggaggtgatTCAGAAACTCAATGCCAGGGTGTCAAGCGCTGAAGATGACCCGAAGGTTCCACAGGTAGACGGAGAATCGAGGGGGATAAGGCGGGGAAAGTGGGGTTGGCCACAATTTCAGAGCAGTcacgacctcattgaatggtggagcagattcgatgggctgaaaggcctacttctgctcctccgtCTCAGTGGCTAGTAGGCCTCTTTCTTGGCGCCAGTT
The nucleotide sequence above comes from Mustelus asterias unplaced genomic scaffold, sMusAst1.hap1.1 HAP1_SCAFFOLD_4195, whole genome shotgun sequence. Encoded proteins:
- the LOC144491000 gene encoding uncharacterized protein LOC144491000, which translates into the protein MLYDDANKKWVPAGTGPQVFSRVHIYHNSGNNTFRVVGRKMQQDQQVVINCSIVKGLKYNQATPSFHQWRDMRQVWGLNFGSKEDATLFANGMHHALEVLEGMASVGPTTPRTVNNGPTAEEVEQQRRQQLEQQQKLEQQKLEQQRLEQEREQQERRSAVPPAPPAPAGGPPAPPPPPGPPPPPGPPPPPLAPPPPSGSGPPPPPPLPPSSGTSSGGAGGGLAQALQAAKLKKMAQAEEAGSTSPKNDSRGGGGGGSGGGGGGGGGGGGGGLMEEMSAMLARR